A genomic window from Carassius gibelio isolate Cgi1373 ecotype wild population from Czech Republic chromosome A11, carGib1.2-hapl.c, whole genome shotgun sequence includes:
- the LOC128022253 gene encoding guanylin-like, whose product MKTILFVAFLIVALCLVSEAVQVQEGDFSFSLDSVKVLQQLIDQPQTQNPRLTKTSYFSVCSNPTLPQEFVPLCMKRGATMSFARLASVPVDVCEICAFAACTGC is encoded by the exons ATGAAAACCATTTTGTTTGTCGCTTTCCTCATCGTGGCTCTTTGCCTGGTCTCTGAGGCTGTGCAAGTCCAG GAAGGcgatttttctttttcactggACTCGGTGAAAGTTCTCCAGCAATTAATCGACCAACCACAAACACAAAACCCTCGGTTGACCAAGACGAGTTACTTTTCTGTATGTTCCAATCCCACGCTGCCTCAGGAGTTTGTGCCTCTGTGCATGAAGAGAGGAGCAACAATGTCCTTCGCTAGGCTAG CATCTGTGCCTGTGGATGTCTGTGAAATATGTGCTTTTGCGGCCTGTACCGGTTGCTAA
- the LOC128022254 gene encoding guanylin-like, translating into MESLSMQSHSSELVHLRLKMRALIFVLLLTRFFQILQCVQVTDSGYSFSLEAVKTLKNLMETDTSTNPRQTYGGAASLCADPDLPGEFRVMCRKDDAEEVFQRLVKIISPVDPCEICANVACTGC; encoded by the exons ATGGAATCTCTCTCCATGCAGAGCCACTCTTCTGAACTTGTCCATCTGAGGCTGAAAATGAGAGCTCTGATATTCGTCCTCCTCCTGACCCGCTTCTTCCAAATCTTACAATGTGTGCAGGTTACG GACAGTGGGTACAGTTTCTCCCTGGAGGCAGTGAAGACCCTGAAAAATCTTATGGAGACTGACACGAGTACAAACCCGCGACAGACCTACGGCGGTGCAGCATCCCTGTGTGCCGACCCTGACCTGCCAGGAGAGTTCAGAGTGATGTGCAGAAAAGATGATGCTGAAGAAGTCTTCCAGCGTCTGG TGAAAATCATCAGTCCTGTAGACCCCTGTGAGATCTGCGCCAATGTGGCCTGCACCGGCTGTTAG